Proteins encoded within one genomic window of Clupea harengus chromosome 10, Ch_v2.0.2, whole genome shotgun sequence:
- the srd5a3 gene encoding polyprenol reductase isoform X1 has translation MLSGFRVVDLIWFSLAFGFLLALCLHRFSRYVPHEFERSHIFQLFQDLIRYGKTKAQIKRSDLLRAFDVPKRWFWHFYTVSVIWNGFLLTLLLRAILLEEGLPKWLVDTLRFLSGGQPSTSTDRPLSVLLVNILLWVHCLRRLQECLFVSVFSDGVMHIVQYAFGLSYYIFLGLTVFCVDISSPGEGSSLLSQLRWYHAAGTGLFLWASWLQHHSLALLASLRTRNTGAVETLAHHMPHGCWFDLVSCPHYFAELLIYVSMALCLGGASVTWWLVVLYVLFNQALAAQLCHEFYQSKFEEYPPQRKAFIPFVL, from the exons ATGCTTAGTGGATTCCGAGTGGTAGATTTGATATGGTTCTCATTGGCATTTGGCTTTTTACTGGCCCTTTGTCTCCATAGATTTTCACGTTATGTACCCCATGAATTTGAGAGATCTCATATATTTCAGCTTTTCCAGGACCTAATCCGATACGGGAAAACCAAAGCACAAATAAAGCGATCGGACCTCCTACGAGCCTTCGATGTTCCCAAGAG ATGGTTCTGGCATTTCTACACTGTCTCTGTTATATGGAATGGGTTCCTACTTACTTTACTCCTCCGAGCAATTCTGTTGGAGGAGGGCCTTCCAAAGTGGTTGGTTGACACGCTTAGATTTCTGAGTGGTGGGCAACCTAGCACAAGTACAG ATCGTCCATTGTCTGTCTTGCTAGTTAACATTTTGCTATGGGTCCACTGCCTAAGACGCCTGCAGGAGTGCCTATTTGTCAGTGTGTTCTCCGATGGAGTCATGCACATAGTCCAGTATGCATTTGGGCTGAGCTACTACATCTTTCTGGGCCTGACTGTGTTTTGCGTGGACATTTCATCCCCAGGTGAAG GCTCATCTCTGCTCAGCCAGCTGAGGTGGTACCATGCGGCTGGAACAGGGCTCTTCCTATGGGCCTCGTGGCTTCAGCACCACAGCCTGGCTCTGTTGGCCAGCTTGCGCACTAGAAACACCG GTGCCGTGGAGACTCTTGCCCACCACATGCCGCACGGGTGCTGGTTTGACCTGGTCTCCTGCCCGCACTACTTTGCCGAGCTCCTCATCTACGTGTCAATGGCCCTCTGCTTGGGCGGTGCCTCAGTAACCTGGTGGCTTGTTGTGCTCTATGTTCTCTTCAACCAAGCACTGGCTGCTCAGCTTTGTCATGAGTTCTACCAGAGCAAGTTTGAGGAATACCCGCCTCAGCGCAAAGCGTTCATTCCATTTGTACTTTAA
- the tmem165 gene encoding transmembrane protein 165, with protein MALRAAGWHGAARLICVLLPLTVALFSVGVVGIQEEKPVQEQPPVERSPTGRPNGPAVSADDPSKGELGFIHAFVASISVIIVSELGDKTFFIAAIMAMRYNRLTVLVGAMLALGLMTCLSVLFGYATTIIPRIYTYYVSTALFAIFGVRMLREGLRMSPDEGQEELEEVQADIKKKDEEFQRSKLVNGGPDVETGSTAMPQRGWSGVISPIFVQAFTLTFLAEWGDRSQLTTIILAAREDPFGVAVGGTLGHCLCTGLAVIGGRMIAQKISVRTVTIIGGIVFLAFAFSALFIKPDAGF; from the exons ATGGCTCTCCGTGCCGCTGGTTGGCACGGTGCGGCCAGGTTGATCTGCGTTCTGCTGCCCCTTACCGTAGCTCTGTTTTCGGTCGGAGTTGTTGGGATTCAAGAGGAGAAACCCGTACAGGAACAACCGCCTGTAGAG AGATCCCCCACAGGCCGACCCAATGGCCCAGCAGTCAGCGCCGATGACCCGAGCAAGGGGGAACTGGGCTTCATCCATGCTTTTGTGGCGTCCATCTCTGTCATCATCGTCTCTGAGCTCGGAGACAAGACCTTCTTCATCGCCGCCATTATGGCCATGCGCTATAACCGCCTTACGGTCCTGGTGGGCGCCATGTTGGCTCTAGGGCTCATGACCTGCCTATCAG TGCTGTTTGGCTACGCCACCACCATCATCCCGCGCATCTACACCTACTACGTGTCCACGGCGCTCTTCGCCATCTTCGGCGTGCGTATGCTGCGCGAGGGCCTGCGCATGAGCCCGGACGAGGgccaggaggagctggaggaggtgcaGGCCGATATCAAGAAGAAGGACGAGGAG TTTCAGCGCTCTAAGCTGGTCAACGGCGGCCCAGACGTGGAGACGGGCTCCACCGCCATGCCCCAGAGGGGCTGGAGCGGAGTCATCTCGCCCATCTTCGTCCAGGCCTTCACTCTCACCTTCCTGGCGGAGTGGGGGGACCGCTCACAGCTCACCACCATCATCCTGGCTGCCCGAGAG GATCCGTTTGGAGTGGCGGTGGGCGGGACCCTGGGGCATTGCCTTTGCACAGGGCTGGCCGTGATTGGTGGACGGATGATCGCTCAGAAGATCTCCGTCAGAACTG TTACAATCATCGGAGGCATCGTCTTCCTCGCCTTTGCCTTCTCTGCCCTCTTCATAAAACCAGATGCTGGGTTCTGA
- the srd5a3 gene encoding polyprenol reductase isoform X2: MHIVQYAFGLSYYIFLGLTVFCVDISSPGEGSSLLSQLRWYHAAGTGLFLWASWLQHHSLALLASLRTRNTGAVETLAHHMPHGCWFDLVSCPHYFAELLIYVSMALCLGGASVTWWLVVLYVLFNQALAAQLCHEFYQSKFEEYPPQRKAFIPFVL, from the exons ATGCACATAGTCCAGTATGCATTTGGGCTGAGCTACTACATCTTTCTGGGCCTGACTGTGTTTTGCGTGGACATTTCATCCCCAGGTGAAG GCTCATCTCTGCTCAGCCAGCTGAGGTGGTACCATGCGGCTGGAACAGGGCTCTTCCTATGGGCCTCGTGGCTTCAGCACCACAGCCTGGCTCTGTTGGCCAGCTTGCGCACTAGAAACACCG GTGCCGTGGAGACTCTTGCCCACCACATGCCGCACGGGTGCTGGTTTGACCTGGTCTCCTGCCCGCACTACTTTGCCGAGCTCCTCATCTACGTGTCAATGGCCCTCTGCTTGGGCGGTGCCTCAGTAACCTGGTGGCTTGTTGTGCTCTATGTTCTCTTCAACCAAGCACTGGCTGCTCAGCTTTGTCATGAGTTCTACCAGAGCAAGTTTGAGGAATACCCGCCTCAGCGCAAAGCGTTCATTCCATTTGTACTTTAA